A region of Methyloversatilis discipulorum DNA encodes the following proteins:
- a CDS encoding paraquat-inducible protein A, which yields MKRHLTAREAGLMSCHVCGQLAHIPADRAALLRCPRCRAPMHLRKPASVSTTWALIIAAAVLFVPANLLPMMTTSSLLGRQQDTIMSGVVFLWQSGSWPLAAVVFFASIMVPLLKIIALAWLTVTVQRRSRRSVMQRTRLYRIVEFVGRWSMLDIYVITILVALVNFRGLATIEAGPAAIAFGAVVVLTMFAAMSFDPRLIWDPLTESGKPATHV from the coding sequence ATGAAGCGCCACCTGACCGCACGCGAAGCCGGGCTGATGAGCTGCCATGTGTGCGGCCAGCTTGCGCACATTCCGGCCGATCGCGCGGCACTGCTGCGCTGCCCGCGCTGCCGGGCGCCGATGCACCTGCGCAAGCCGGCCAGCGTATCGACCACCTGGGCACTCATCATCGCCGCCGCCGTGCTGTTCGTGCCGGCCAACCTGCTGCCGATGATGACCACCTCGTCGCTGCTCGGTCGACAGCAGGATACGATCATGAGCGGCGTCGTGTTCCTGTGGCAGAGCGGTTCGTGGCCGCTGGCGGCGGTGGTGTTCTTCGCCAGCATCATGGTGCCGCTGCTGAAGATCATCGCGCTCGCCTGGCTCACCGTGACGGTGCAGCGCCGTTCGCGCCGCAGCGTCATGCAGCGCACGCGGCTCTACCGCATCGTCGAATTCGTCGGCCGCTGGTCCATGCTCGACATCTACGTCATCACCATACTGGTGGCGCTGGTCAATTTCCGCGGCCTGGCCACCATCGAGGCCGGGCCGGCGGCGATCGCCTTCGGCGCCGTCGTCGTGCTGACGATGTTCGCAGCGATGAGCTTCGACCCGCGCCTGATCTGGGACCCCCTTACCGAATCCGGGAAACCTGCCACCCATGTCTGA
- a CDS encoding paraquat-inducible protein A — protein MSHAHPTLPAQTIACHECDLLQTEPELAPGQTARCVRCGAFLARNPPDSLDRTLALTLTAAILYVIANVYPLVGLELQGRRVEVTLIGAVQVLWQDGMTPVAALVFGTALLFPLLELLMILMVLLPLRLGRVSPRLAPFFRLVRSVQPWGMVEVFLLGMLVSLVKLSHMATVLLGTAFWAMATLIVALTLAGRAFDTRLLWQVPPEGANA, from the coding sequence ATGTCCCACGCGCATCCCACGCTGCCTGCCCAGACCATCGCCTGCCACGAGTGCGATCTGCTGCAGACCGAGCCCGAACTGGCGCCCGGGCAGACGGCGCGCTGCGTGCGCTGCGGTGCCTTCCTCGCGCGCAATCCGCCGGACAGCCTGGACCGCACGCTGGCGCTGACCCTGACCGCCGCCATCCTGTACGTGATCGCCAACGTCTATCCGCTGGTCGGCCTCGAACTGCAGGGCCGGCGCGTCGAGGTGACACTGATCGGCGCGGTGCAGGTGCTGTGGCAGGACGGCATGACGCCGGTCGCCGCGCTGGTGTTCGGTACCGCGCTGCTGTTCCCGCTGCTCGAACTGCTGATGATCCTGATGGTGCTGCTGCCGCTGCGTCTGGGCCGCGTGTCGCCGCGGCTGGCGCCCTTCTTCCGGCTGGTGCGTTCGGTGCAGCCCTGGGGCATGGTCGAGGTGTTCCTGCTCGGCATGCTGGTGTCGCTGGTGAAGCTGTCGCACATGGCGACCGTGCTGCTCGGCACCGCCTTCTGGGCGATGGCGACGCTGATCGTCGCGCTGACGCTGGCCGGGCGCGCCTTCGACACGCGGCTGCTGTGGCAGGTGCCGCCCGAGGGCGCCAACGCATGA
- a CDS encoding PqiB family protein, translating into MSDPTPPALPTAVVDPPRRFRIPLVWVIPIVAALIGLFLAGRTWYEQGPVVTLQFRTGAGLEPGKTRIKYKDVDVGQISTVRLAKDGSHVVATAQMAREAAPLLVEDTRFWVVSAKVSGSAVSGLDTLLSGTYVGMDAGKSSEARRDFVGLEDAPVVSLGVPGRSFALHADTLGSIDVGTPVYFRRIQAGQVTAFKLDDAGQHLDIQVFIKAPYDRFVTIDTRFWNASGIDLKLGAEGLQLNTESATAILAGGLAFETPPGGDTEAAPAGQDFRLFPTRAEALKQPSSNAQIWQLRFTETLRGLSVGAPVDFRGIQIGEVISISPDVDVDAADVGLQVDIAVFPERMQSRRDATQDMSEADFRAFVDRLIKRGLRAQLRNGNLVTGQLYVAMDFFPNAGTAKIDWAGQPPQLPTQRGSLDELQATLSRIAAKLDRLPLDDIAAETRRAIAGLASAVERTEALMQRLDGLASNEVRAAVAETQQTMAEARAAVADGRRLLASDAPLQQDLRDSLQELSRAAQSLRHLTDMLERNPEALLRGKPEEKP; encoded by the coding sequence ATGTCTGACCCGACTCCGCCCGCGCTGCCCACCGCAGTGGTCGACCCGCCGCGCCGCTTCCGCATCCCGCTGGTATGGGTCATCCCCATTGTTGCCGCGCTGATCGGGCTCTTCCTTGCCGGCCGCACCTGGTACGAGCAGGGGCCGGTGGTGACGCTGCAGTTCCGCACCGGCGCCGGCCTCGAGCCGGGCAAGACGCGCATCAAGTACAAGGACGTCGACGTCGGGCAGATCAGCACCGTGCGGCTGGCCAAGGACGGCAGTCATGTCGTCGCCACCGCGCAGATGGCGCGCGAGGCCGCGCCGCTGCTGGTCGAGGACACCCGCTTCTGGGTGGTCAGCGCCAAGGTGTCGGGCAGCGCGGTGTCGGGGCTCGATACGCTGCTGTCAGGCACCTATGTCGGCATGGACGCCGGCAAGTCGAGCGAGGCGCGCCGCGACTTCGTCGGTCTGGAGGACGCACCCGTGGTGTCGCTCGGCGTGCCCGGCCGCAGCTTCGCGCTGCACGCCGACACGCTGGGTTCGATCGACGTCGGTACGCCGGTCTATTTCCGGCGTATCCAGGCCGGGCAGGTCACCGCCTTCAAGCTTGACGACGCCGGCCAGCACCTCGATATCCAGGTGTTCATCAAGGCGCCCTACGACCGCTTCGTCACGATAGACACGCGCTTCTGGAACGCCAGCGGCATCGACCTCAAGTTAGGTGCCGAAGGTCTGCAGCTCAACACCGAATCGGCGACCGCGATACTGGCTGGCGGCCTCGCTTTCGAAACGCCGCCCGGCGGCGACACCGAGGCAGCGCCCGCGGGCCAGGACTTCCGTCTGTTCCCGACCCGCGCCGAGGCGCTCAAGCAGCCCAGTTCGAACGCGCAGATCTGGCAGCTGCGCTTCACCGAAACCTTGCGTGGCCTGTCGGTCGGCGCGCCGGTCGACTTCCGCGGCATCCAGATCGGCGAGGTGATCTCGATTTCGCCCGACGTCGATGTCGACGCCGCCGACGTCGGCCTGCAGGTCGACATCGCGGTGTTCCCGGAGCGCATGCAGTCGCGCAGGGACGCGACGCAGGACATGAGCGAAGCCGATTTCCGCGCCTTCGTCGACCGCCTGATCAAGCGTGGCCTGCGCGCCCAGTTGCGCAACGGCAATCTGGTTACCGGTCAGCTTTACGTGGCGATGGACTTCTTCCCCAACGCCGGCACGGCGAAGATCGACTGGGCCGGGCAGCCGCCACAGCTGCCAACGCAGCGCGGCAGCCTGGACGAGCTGCAGGCGACGCTGAGCCGCATCGCTGCCAAGCTTGATCGCCTGCCGCTGGACGACATCGCCGCCGAAACGCGCCGTGCCATCGCCGGCCTGGCCAGCGCGGTCGAGCGCACCGAGGCGCTGATGCAGCGACTGGACGGACTGGCATCGAACGAAGTGCGCGCCGCCGTCGCCGAAACGCAGCAGACCATGGCCGAGGCGCGCGCCGCCGTCGCCGACGGCCGCCGCCTGCTGGCCAGCGACGCGCCGCTGCAACAGGACCTGCGCGACAGCCTGCAGGAACTGTCGCGCGCCGCACAGTCGCTGCGCCACCTCACCGACATGCTGGAACGCAATCCGGAAGCGCTGCTGCGCGGCAAGCCCGAGGAGAAACCGTGA
- a CDS encoding LysR family transcriptional regulator, with translation MQDLNDLYFFARVVEHGGFAPAARALDMHKSKLSRRIALLEENLGVRLIQRSTRRFAVTEIGQAYYGHCVAMLVEAEAAQEAVERTRAEPQGIVRLACPTALLEYQVADMLSRYMAACPRVQIHLESTNRRVDVIREGFDLAIRVRFPPLEDTDLVMKVLGDSLQRLVAHPDLITPLGEVRVPADLATLPSVAWGPAQRDHAWMLEGPDGASAQVRHAPRLVTDDLAALRSAALHGVGVAQLPTMMVRDDLASGRLIDVLPNWAPRCGIAHVVFPSRRGLLPAVRGLVDHLASEFAQLPA, from the coding sequence ATGCAGGACCTGAACGACCTCTACTTCTTTGCCCGCGTGGTCGAGCACGGCGGCTTCGCGCCTGCCGCGCGCGCGCTGGACATGCACAAGTCCAAGCTCAGCCGGCGCATCGCGCTGCTGGAAGAGAATCTGGGCGTGCGGCTGATCCAGCGCTCGACTCGCCGTTTCGCGGTGACCGAGATCGGCCAGGCTTATTACGGCCACTGCGTCGCCATGCTGGTCGAAGCCGAGGCGGCGCAGGAGGCGGTCGAGCGCACGCGCGCCGAGCCGCAGGGCATCGTACGGCTGGCCTGTCCGACCGCGCTGCTCGAATACCAGGTGGCCGACATGCTGAGCCGCTACATGGCAGCCTGTCCGCGCGTGCAGATTCACCTGGAGAGCACCAACCGGCGCGTCGACGTGATCCGTGAAGGTTTCGACCTGGCGATCCGCGTGCGCTTTCCGCCGCTGGAGGACACCGACCTCGTGATGAAGGTGCTGGGCGACAGTCTGCAGCGCCTGGTCGCCCACCCGGACCTGATCACGCCGCTGGGCGAGGTGCGCGTGCCGGCCGATCTCGCAACACTGCCCAGCGTGGCCTGGGGGCCGGCGCAGCGCGACCACGCGTGGATGCTGGAAGGCCCGGACGGCGCCAGCGCGCAGGTGCGCCACGCGCCGCGACTGGTGACCGACGATCTGGCCGCCTTGCGCAGCGCGGCGCTGCACGGCGTCGGCGTCGCCCAGCTGCCGACCATGATGGTGCGCGACGACCTCGCCAGCGGCCGTCTGATCGACGTACTGCCGAACTGGGCGCCACGCTGCGGCATCGCCCACGTCGTGTTCCCGTCGCGCCGCGGCCTGCTGCCGGCGGTACGCGGGCTGGTCGATCATCTGGCAAGCGAGTTTGCGCAACTGCCGGCGTGA
- a CDS encoding pirin family protein, which yields MKKIAGLYSAPRQHWVGDGFPVRSLFSYDSMGRHVSPFLLLDYAGPANFEPSDTPRGVGRHPHRGFETVTIVYDGEVAHQDSTGAGGVIGPGDVQWMTAGAGIIHEEFHSPDFTRRGGPLEMVQLWVNLPARDKRAAPGYQHLAKTDIPVVDLPGGAGHLRVIAGEYAGRSGPARTFTPVDVWDLKLKAGADLELTVPEGHTLALVVLHGLIHANGSQPVREAQMALYHREGSRFSIAAETDATVLLLAGEPIDEPIAGYGPFVMNTKDEIREAIDDFRSSESRFLAVR from the coding sequence ATGAAAAAGATTGCAGGTCTGTACAGCGCCCCTCGCCAGCACTGGGTTGGCGACGGCTTTCCGGTGCGTTCGCTGTTTTCCTACGATTCGATGGGCCGCCACGTCAGCCCCTTCCTGCTGCTGGACTATGCCGGCCCGGCGAACTTCGAGCCGTCGGACACGCCGCGCGGCGTCGGCCGCCACCCGCACCGTGGCTTCGAAACGGTCACCATCGTCTATGACGGGGAAGTCGCCCACCAGGACTCGACCGGCGCCGGCGGCGTCATCGGCCCGGGCGACGTGCAGTGGATGACCGCCGGTGCGGGCATCATCCACGAGGAATTCCATTCGCCGGACTTCACCCGCCGCGGCGGCCCGCTGGAAATGGTGCAGCTGTGGGTGAACCTGCCGGCGCGCGACAAGCGTGCAGCGCCCGGCTACCAGCATCTGGCGAAGACCGACATTCCGGTGGTCGACCTGCCGGGCGGCGCCGGACATCTGCGCGTCATCGCCGGCGAATACGCTGGGCGCAGTGGGCCGGCCCGCACCTTCACGCCGGTCGATGTGTGGGACCTGAAGCTGAAGGCCGGTGCCGACCTCGAACTGACGGTGCCGGAGGGCCATACGCTGGCGCTGGTGGTACTGCACGGTCTGATCCACGCCAACGGCAGCCAGCCGGTGCGCGAGGCGCAGATGGCGCTCTACCATCGCGAAGGCAGCCGTTTCTCGATCGCCGCCGAAACCGACGCCACCGTGCTGCTGCTGGCCGGCGAACCGATAGACGAACCGATCGCCGGCTACGGCCCCTTCGTGATGAACACGAAGGACGAAATCCGCGAGGCGATCGACGACTTCAGGTCGTCCGAATCGCGCTTTCTTGCGGTGCGTTGA
- a CDS encoding tellurite resistance TerB family protein has protein sequence MFRTLKDLFDSFAAPAADPVANEHQLQLATAVLLVEVMRADPDIGDDERAAAMRALRDKFALADDEIERLIELATTAAAEAYDYQRFTGQLNRAFDAARKLRVIELMWQVAYADGHLHAHEAHVMKKVADLLYIPHADYITAKLAARDGVGAR, from the coding sequence ATGTTCCGTACCCTGAAAGACCTGTTCGACAGCTTCGCCGCACCGGCAGCCGATCCGGTCGCCAACGAACACCAATTGCAGCTGGCCACCGCCGTGCTGCTGGTCGAAGTGATGCGCGCCGACCCGGACATTGGCGACGACGAGCGCGCCGCCGCGATGCGGGCGCTGCGCGACAAGTTCGCGTTGGCCGACGACGAGATCGAACGGCTGATCGAACTGGCCACCACCGCGGCGGCCGAGGCCTACGACTACCAGCGCTTCACCGGTCAGCTGAACCGCGCCTTCGACGCCGCACGCAAGCTGCGTGTGATCGAGCTGATGTGGCAGGTGGCCTATGCCGACGGCCACCTGCACGCGCACGAGGCGCACGTGATGAAGAAGGTGGCCGACCTGCTCTACATTCCGCACGCCGACTACATCACCGCCAAGCTGGCGGCGCGCGACGGCGTCGGTGCGCGCTGA